The following are encoded together in the Streptomyces sp. NBC_00341 genome:
- a CDS encoding acyltransferase, which translates to MRELIERIEAATPHHRDRAVDALRALAILGVVLGHWLVTAMVVDSGSVHATSPLQRTPELAPVSWVFQTLAVFFLVGGQVAAKSYESSRARGVTYGRWLGARIARLFRPVAALLVVWTVTAGTMFVSGVGYDNLHALLKLVLSPLWFLLVFAGLTALTPLVARLHPLWPVVVVIHVDIIRLGLDGPARLGWINVAAGWLVPYCLGAAWARGELRSRTTGWTLLIGGATATALLVLLAGYPASMVGVPGAGISNLDPPTLAAVTFGLAQCGAALLLSGPLRRILVKPAAWAAVALVNLSAMTVFLWHQTAMLAVTATGLLTGRTLPGLHTRPDGTQWIIARLLWLPVFAVALTACWAAFRTYEQRRQGRTTVVREGRPSSACETHRA; encoded by the coding sequence ATGCGTGAGCTCATCGAGCGGATCGAGGCCGCGACCCCGCACCACCGTGACCGGGCTGTCGACGCGCTGCGTGCCCTCGCCATCCTCGGAGTCGTGCTCGGCCATTGGCTGGTGACCGCCATGGTCGTCGACAGCGGCAGCGTCCACGCCACGAGCCCGCTCCAGCGCACACCCGAACTCGCCCCGGTATCCTGGGTGTTCCAGACCCTCGCGGTGTTCTTCCTGGTGGGCGGGCAGGTGGCGGCCAAGAGCTATGAGTCGTCCCGCGCCCGGGGCGTCACCTACGGTCGCTGGCTCGGCGCCAGGATCGCCCGCCTGTTCCGGCCGGTCGCGGCGCTGCTGGTGGTCTGGACCGTGACGGCGGGCACGATGTTCGTCTCCGGAGTCGGCTACGACAATCTGCACGCCCTGCTCAAACTCGTACTCTCACCCCTGTGGTTCCTGCTGGTCTTCGCCGGGCTCACCGCGCTGACCCCGCTCGTCGCCCGACTCCACCCGCTGTGGCCCGTCGTCGTGGTCATCCACGTCGACATCATCAGGCTCGGACTCGACGGCCCCGCCCGGCTCGGCTGGATCAACGTGGCCGCGGGCTGGCTGGTGCCGTACTGCCTCGGAGCCGCCTGGGCCCGCGGGGAGCTGCGGTCGCGGACGACCGGCTGGACCCTGCTCATCGGCGGCGCGACCGCCACGGCGCTGCTGGTCCTCCTCGCCGGATACCCCGCGTCCATGGTCGGGGTCCCGGGCGCCGGCATCTCCAATCTCGACCCGCCCACCCTGGCCGCGGTCACCTTCGGACTCGCCCAGTGCGGGGCGGCACTGCTCCTGTCGGGGCCGCTGCGGCGGATCCTCGTGAAGCCTGCCGCCTGGGCGGCGGTGGCGCTGGTCAACCTCAGCGCCATGACCGTCTTCCTGTGGCACCAGACGGCGATGCTCGCGGTCACCGCGACCGGGCTTCTCACCGGCCGCACCCTGCCAGGACTGCACACCCGCCCGGACGGGACGCAGTGGATCATCGCCCGGCTCCTCTGGCTGCCGGTCTTCGCCGTCGCCCTGACGGCGTGCTGGGCGGCGTTCAGAACGTACGAACAGCGCCGGCAAGGACGCACCACGGTGGTGCGGGAAGGACGACCCAGTAGTGCTTGCGAGACACACCGTGCCTAG
- a CDS encoding histidine kinase, with the protein MHRLWTGAVAQLTGRLRVLPRSLVHDLWTTAVDPPPRPDRPSLHDWLPAFLLPLVVCTVPLAVYSINTLVAQYGLDNRSAVLLGVLQSVAFIAALYRPVPAWWVVTTVMIVVALTAQPEAGDASLPWTVSGIVVQAGVLLMMALRLRPRVGVEALVLCVLAGLVCNPDDFVQPTVDTRVAVAVLVAAVVIGVALRGRQVARTELVAQEERTAQERGRRTLLEERNRIARELHDVVAHHMSVISIQAQVAPHLVEHPSDELKENLAGIRANAVDALTELRRVLGVLRSEDALSAEARHSPQPTLDRLPELLDNVRGAGLRVTDELTGTPRPIPPGVDLSAFRIVQESLSNAMRHAPGTAVHVGIAYRPGCLAVRITNTAPDDPAPPPRDIGHGLLGMRERTAMLGGDFTNGATPEGGYEVVAILPLEEPV; encoded by the coding sequence ATGCACAGGCTATGGACGGGAGCCGTGGCGCAGCTGACGGGCCGTCTGAGAGTTCTCCCGCGCAGCCTCGTCCACGACTTGTGGACCACTGCCGTCGATCCTCCGCCCCGCCCGGACCGGCCCTCACTGCACGACTGGCTCCCGGCCTTCCTACTGCCGCTCGTGGTGTGCACGGTGCCGCTCGCGGTCTACAGCATCAACACACTCGTGGCGCAGTACGGACTGGACAACCGAAGCGCCGTACTCCTCGGCGTGCTCCAGTCCGTGGCGTTCATCGCCGCCCTGTACCGACCGGTGCCCGCCTGGTGGGTGGTGACCACCGTCATGATCGTGGTCGCGCTGACCGCGCAGCCCGAGGCCGGCGACGCCTCGCTTCCCTGGACCGTGTCCGGAATCGTCGTACAGGCGGGGGTGCTGCTGATGATGGCGCTGCGACTGCGCCCCCGGGTCGGTGTCGAGGCGCTCGTCCTCTGCGTGCTGGCGGGACTGGTCTGCAACCCCGACGACTTCGTGCAGCCGACCGTCGATACCCGGGTCGCCGTGGCCGTCCTCGTCGCGGCCGTCGTGATCGGTGTGGCGCTGCGCGGCCGTCAGGTCGCCCGCACCGAACTCGTGGCGCAGGAAGAACGCACCGCGCAGGAGCGCGGCCGCCGCACCCTCCTGGAGGAGCGCAACCGCATCGCCCGCGAACTCCACGACGTGGTCGCCCACCACATGTCGGTGATCTCCATCCAGGCGCAGGTCGCCCCGCACCTCGTGGAGCACCCCTCCGACGAGCTCAAGGAGAACCTCGCGGGGATCCGCGCGAACGCCGTCGACGCACTCACCGAACTGCGACGGGTCCTCGGTGTACTCCGCTCGGAGGACGCGTTGTCCGCAGAGGCCCGGCACAGCCCCCAGCCCACCCTCGACCGACTGCCGGAGCTGCTCGACAACGTGCGAGGGGCAGGCCTCAGGGTCACCGACGAGCTCACAGGCACACCGCGGCCCATCCCGCCCGGCGTCGACCTCTCCGCGTTCCGCATCGTGCAGGAATCCCTCAGCAACGCCATGCGGCACGCGCCCGGAACCGCGGTGCACGTCGGGATCGCGTACCGGCCCGGCTGCCTCGCCGTCCGGATCACCAACACGGCTCCTGACGACCCGGCCCCGCCACCGCGGGACATCGGCCACGGTCTGCTCGGCATGCGGGAACGCACCGCCATGCTGGGCGGTGACTTCACCAACGGGGCTACTCCCGAAGGCGGTTACGAGGTAGTGGCGATACTTCCCCTGGAGGAACCCGTATGA
- a CDS encoding response regulator transcription factor: MSIRVVIADDQMMVRQGFTVLLNAEPGIEVVGQAVDGLDAVAKVAELTPDVVLMDIRMPGVGGIEATRRITEPAGSTVKVLVLTTFDLDEYVYEALRAGASGFLLKDASAAELAQAVRVVAAGDALLAPSITKRVIAEFSRVTRTLRIPERGRAGDLTERETEVLALIAQGLSNAEIAVNLVVAEQTVKTHVGRILVKLGLRDRTQAAVFAYETGLIRPSGR; encoded by the coding sequence ATGAGCATCCGTGTGGTCATCGCCGACGACCAGATGATGGTCCGCCAGGGTTTCACGGTCCTGCTCAACGCCGAGCCAGGCATTGAGGTCGTCGGCCAGGCGGTCGACGGCCTGGACGCGGTGGCCAAGGTCGCCGAACTCACCCCGGACGTCGTGCTGATGGACATCCGCATGCCCGGGGTCGGCGGCATCGAGGCCACGCGCCGCATCACCGAGCCCGCCGGGTCCACCGTCAAGGTCCTCGTCCTGACCACATTCGACCTCGACGAGTACGTGTACGAGGCCCTGCGCGCGGGTGCCTCCGGATTCCTGCTCAAGGACGCCTCCGCGGCCGAACTCGCCCAGGCCGTGCGGGTGGTGGCCGCCGGTGACGCTCTCCTCGCCCCGAGCATCACCAAGCGCGTGATCGCCGAGTTCTCCCGCGTCACCCGGACACTCCGCATCCCGGAACGGGGCCGGGCGGGTGACCTGACGGAACGCGAGACCGAGGTCCTGGCGCTCATCGCGCAGGGACTCTCCAACGCCGAGATAGCCGTGAATCTGGTGGTCGCGGAACAGACGGTCAAGACCCACGTCGGCCGGATCCTGGTCAAGCTGGGACTCCGCGACAGGACCCAGGCCGCGGTGTTCGCCTACGAGACCGGCCTGATACGCCCGTCCGGCCGGTGA
- a CDS encoding DUF6630 family protein translates to MSGADVARTSLAAVAALLAPAHEAVAARVLHAHDDPTGYVRDHAGTLADRGIEGPVPDLAWIALVDALAEHRLLAELDWKEDSDEVRDRLRGLASRPSVDPWVLVEADDMLLPTHEFLEACGRCFRDVGAALAVLDIESDCYPVVCLRAARVEELTALAAGAGFTARGVGV, encoded by the coding sequence ATGTCCGGTGCCGACGTAGCCCGTACCTCCCTGGCCGCCGTGGCGGCCTTGCTCGCTCCGGCCCATGAGGCTGTGGCCGCGCGGGTACTGCACGCCCACGACGACCCCACGGGCTACGTACGCGACCACGCCGGCACGTTGGCGGACCGGGGCATCGAGGGGCCCGTACCCGACCTCGCGTGGATAGCGCTCGTCGACGCGCTGGCCGAGCACCGGCTGCTGGCGGAGCTGGACTGGAAGGAGGACTCCGACGAGGTCCGGGACCGGCTGCGGGGGCTCGCGTCCCGGCCGTCCGTGGATCCCTGGGTACTGGTCGAGGCGGATGACATGCTTCTGCCGACCCATGAGTTCCTGGAGGCATGCGGCCGGTGCTTCCGCGACGTCGGTGCGGCGCTCGCCGTCCTCGACATCGAGTCCGACTGCTATCCGGTGGTGTGCCTGCGGGCGGCGCGGGTGGAGGAGCTGACCGCGCTCGCGGCCGGCGCGGGCTTCACCGCACGGGGTGTCGGCGTCTGA
- a CDS encoding LLM class F420-dependent oxidoreductase, with protein MPIPLGLGLPQMKQYDIGRDVPDVARAAEAVGYESLWVFERVLFPEPATQGLYGIPGLAWPDHYRGVADPLITLTLAAAATERARLGSSVLVAPLHIPFQLARSLASLDAASGGRVVAGLGTGWSLDEYAAASVAPFERRGAVLDELLDVCAAVWGPDPVSYEGTLTTIAPSVVGPKPARPIPVLLAASGPRAIRRVVDRADGWMPVAMGAAALAEQWQRVQEAATERGRERPLAVCARANARYSVKPVEGDARQPFHGSVAQIVEDLVAHATTGVTEIMLDLQGTTRDATELIDVATEVYEAARAAGV; from the coding sequence ATGCCGATCCCGCTCGGACTTGGCCTTCCGCAGATGAAGCAGTACGACATCGGCCGCGACGTGCCCGATGTGGCACGGGCCGCGGAAGCGGTCGGCTACGAGAGTCTGTGGGTGTTCGAGCGGGTTCTGTTTCCCGAACCGGCCACCCAGGGGCTGTACGGAATCCCGGGCCTGGCCTGGCCCGATCACTACCGTGGGGTCGCGGACCCGTTGATCACCCTGACGCTGGCCGCCGCGGCCACCGAGCGCGCCCGGCTCGGCAGCAGCGTTCTCGTCGCGCCGCTCCACATCCCCTTCCAGCTGGCCCGCTCGCTCGCCTCGCTGGACGCCGCCAGCGGTGGCCGGGTGGTCGCGGGGCTGGGGACGGGCTGGTCACTGGACGAGTACGCCGCCGCGTCCGTCGCCCCCTTCGAGCGGCGCGGCGCGGTCCTGGACGAACTGCTCGACGTGTGCGCGGCCGTCTGGGGTCCCGACCCCGTCTCGTACGAGGGGACCCTGACCACGATCGCCCCGTCCGTGGTGGGGCCCAAGCCCGCTCGCCCCATCCCGGTCCTCCTCGCGGCGAGCGGCCCCCGGGCCATTCGCCGGGTGGTGGACCGGGCGGACGGCTGGATGCCCGTAGCCATGGGGGCGGCGGCCCTGGCCGAGCAGTGGCAGCGGGTGCAGGAGGCCGCCACCGAACGAGGGCGTGAGCGGCCGCTCGCTGTCTGCGCCCGTGCCAACGCGCGGTACAGCGTCAAGCCGGTGGAGGGCGACGCCCGTCAGCCGTTCCACGGAAGTGTGGCGCAGATCGTCGAGGACCTGGTGGCACACGCCACCACCGGCGTCACGGAGATCATGCTGGACCTCCAGGGCACCACGCGTGACGCCACGGAGCTCATCGATGTGGCGACCGAGGTGTACGAGGCCGCGCGGGCGGCGGGGGTCTGA
- a CDS encoding alpha-L-rhamnosidase, which yields MISRRNILTSAAATVGAVAAGVAPAAAAPTPAPSRAPVSRGASRVTAPTVEYVSHPLGLDAQHPRLSWPVASDEPDVRQSAYQVRVASSAAGLSHPDVWDSGKVMSDESVLVPYAGPGLKPRTRYFWSVRVWDTAGGESGWSAPSWWETGLMDPAEWSAAWVSAPPALTDAPSLENSSWIWYPEGDPANSVPEGTRWFRHSVDLADGITAATLAISADNVYAVSVNGTEVAHTDLATDNDGWRRPAVIDVLAQLRTGTNVLAVSAANASEGAAGLIAVLALRTASGEQSIVTDASWKSTDEEPADGWRGPGFDDSGWPAAKEAAAWGAGPWGKVVPALFAANQLRHEFELPRKKVARARLYATALGLYEAHLNGRRVGRDQLAPGWTDYRERVQYQTYDVTALLRPGANAIGAYVAPGWYAGSVGMFGPHQYGEHPSLLAQLEIDFTDGTSRRITSGTDWRAAAGPILSADLLGGETYDAREETPGWTSPGFDDRAWSEVSGADEDAPRLIVAQVDGPVRVAKELPARKVTEPSPGVFVFDLGQNMVGSVRLRLSGDAGTTVRLRHAEVLNPDGTVYTANLRSAAATDTYVLKGGGSETYEPRFTFHGFRYVEVTGLPSTPPAGALTGRVMHTSAPFTFEFETDVPMLNKLHSNITWGQRGNFLSIPTDTPARDERLGWTGDINVFAPTAAYTMESARFLTKWLVDLRDAQTAEGAFTDVAPIVGNVGNGAAGWGDAGVTVPWSLYRAYGDRQVLEDAWPSIRAWLTYLEKNSDGLLRPADGYGDWLNVSDETPKDVIATAYFAHSADLAARTATELGEDPAPFHDLFSRIRTAFQAAYVTAEGRVKGDTQTAYVLSLSMDLLPDTLRTAAADRLVALIEAKDWHLSTGFLGTPRLLPVLTDTGHTDVAYRLLQQRSFPSWGYQIDKGSTTMWERWDSIQPDGGFQTPDMNSFNHYAYGSVGEWMYTNIAGIAAGRPGFREIVIRPRPGGDVTSARATFASVYGPVSTQWKLRSGGIDLRCTVPPNTTAEVWVPSDSPDSVAHARATFLREEEGCAVYRVGSGSHHFASWDAPSA from the coding sequence TTGATCAGCAGGCGGAACATCCTGACGAGCGCCGCTGCCACGGTGGGCGCCGTAGCAGCCGGAGTCGCACCAGCCGCGGCGGCTCCGACGCCGGCGCCTTCCCGGGCACCCGTGAGCCGCGGTGCGTCACGCGTCACCGCGCCGACCGTCGAGTACGTGTCGCACCCCCTGGGCCTGGACGCGCAACACCCGCGGCTCAGCTGGCCGGTCGCCTCGGACGAACCGGACGTCCGGCAGAGCGCCTATCAGGTCCGGGTCGCGTCCAGTGCGGCCGGCCTGTCGCACCCGGACGTCTGGGACAGCGGAAAGGTGATGTCCGACGAGTCCGTCCTCGTCCCCTACGCGGGGCCGGGACTCAAGCCGCGCACGCGTTACTTCTGGTCCGTGCGGGTATGGGACACGGCCGGTGGCGAGTCCGGCTGGAGCGCGCCTTCATGGTGGGAGACCGGCCTCATGGACCCCGCCGAGTGGTCCGCCGCCTGGGTGTCCGCTCCCCCGGCCCTCACCGACGCCCCCTCGCTGGAGAACAGCTCCTGGATCTGGTATCCCGAGGGGGACCCGGCCAACAGCGTTCCGGAAGGCACCCGTTGGTTCCGGCACTCCGTCGATCTCGCGGACGGGATCACCGCGGCGACCCTCGCCATCAGCGCGGACAACGTGTACGCGGTCTCCGTGAACGGCACCGAAGTCGCGCATACGGACCTGGCGACCGACAACGACGGCTGGCGCCGACCCGCGGTGATCGACGTCCTCGCGCAGCTGCGTACCGGAACGAACGTCCTCGCGGTCTCGGCGGCCAACGCGAGCGAGGGGGCCGCAGGGCTGATCGCCGTACTCGCCCTGCGCACGGCCTCCGGCGAACAGAGCATCGTCACCGATGCCTCCTGGAAGTCGACGGACGAGGAGCCCGCCGACGGCTGGCGCGGGCCCGGCTTCGACGACAGCGGCTGGCCGGCGGCGAAGGAGGCCGCCGCGTGGGGAGCCGGACCGTGGGGCAAGGTCGTTCCGGCCCTGTTCGCGGCCAACCAGCTGCGCCACGAGTTCGAGCTGCCGCGCAAGAAGGTCGCACGGGCCCGGCTGTACGCGACGGCTCTCGGCCTGTACGAGGCCCATCTCAACGGCCGCCGGGTGGGGCGCGATCAGCTCGCTCCCGGCTGGACCGACTACCGCGAGCGCGTCCAGTACCAGACGTACGACGTCACCGCGCTCCTGCGGCCCGGTGCGAACGCCATCGGCGCGTATGTGGCGCCGGGGTGGTACGCGGGCAGTGTCGGCATGTTCGGGCCCCATCAGTATGGTGAACACCCGTCTCTGCTGGCCCAGTTGGAGATCGATTTCACGGACGGAACAAGCAGGCGCATCACGTCCGGTACGGACTGGCGGGCCGCCGCCGGGCCGATCCTCTCCGCCGACCTCCTCGGCGGAGAGACCTACGACGCGCGCGAGGAGACCCCTGGCTGGACCTCGCCCGGTTTCGACGACCGCGCCTGGTCCGAGGTCAGCGGCGCGGACGAGGACGCGCCCCGCCTGATCGTCGCGCAGGTGGACGGCCCGGTACGGGTGGCGAAGGAGCTTCCCGCCAGGAAGGTGACCGAGCCCTCGCCGGGTGTCTTCGTCTTCGACCTGGGCCAGAACATGGTCGGCTCGGTGCGGCTGCGCCTGTCGGGCGACGCGGGCACGACGGTGCGTCTGCGGCATGCCGAGGTCCTCAATCCCGACGGCACGGTCTACACCGCGAATCTCCGCAGCGCCGCGGCAACCGACACCTACGTCCTCAAGGGCGGCGGCTCCGAGACGTACGAACCGCGCTTCACCTTCCACGGGTTCCGCTATGTCGAGGTCACCGGTCTGCCGAGCACTCCCCCGGCCGGTGCGCTGACCGGTCGCGTCATGCACACGTCCGCCCCGTTCACCTTCGAGTTCGAGACCGACGTCCCCATGCTCAACAAACTGCACAGCAACATCACCTGGGGCCAGCGCGGCAACTTCCTCTCCATCCCCACGGACACGCCCGCACGCGACGAGCGTCTGGGGTGGACGGGCGACATCAACGTCTTCGCGCCGACGGCCGCGTACACGATGGAGTCGGCCCGCTTCCTCACGAAATGGCTCGTGGACCTGCGCGACGCCCAGACCGCCGAGGGCGCCTTCACGGACGTGGCCCCCATCGTCGGCAACGTCGGCAACGGCGCGGCCGGCTGGGGCGACGCGGGCGTCACCGTCCCCTGGTCGCTGTACCGGGCGTACGGGGACCGGCAGGTCCTTGAAGACGCCTGGCCGTCCATCCGGGCCTGGCTGACGTACCTGGAGAAGAACAGCGACGGCCTGCTGCGGCCGGCCGACGGCTACGGCGACTGGCTGAACGTTTCCGACGAGACGCCGAAGGACGTCATCGCCACCGCGTACTTCGCGCACAGTGCCGACCTCGCGGCCCGGACGGCCACGGAGCTGGGCGAGGACCCGGCGCCGTTCCACGACCTCTTCTCACGGATACGCACGGCGTTCCAGGCCGCGTACGTCACCGCAGAGGGCCGGGTGAAGGGCGATACCCAGACGGCGTACGTTCTGTCCCTGTCGATGGACCTGCTGCCGGACACCCTGCGCACGGCAGCGGCGGACCGGCTCGTCGCGCTGATCGAGGCCAAGGACTGGCACCTGTCGACGGGCTTCCTCGGTACGCCCAGGCTGCTGCCCGTCCTCACCGACACCGGGCACACCGATGTCGCCTACCGCCTGCTCCAGCAGCGCTCGTTCCCCAGCTGGGGCTACCAGATCGACAAGGGCTCCACCACCATGTGGGAGCGATGGGACTCCATCCAGCCCGACGGCGGCTTCCAGACCCCGGACATGAACTCCTTCAACCACTACGCCTACGGTTCGGTCGGTGAGTGGATGTACACGAACATCGCAGGCATCGCGGCGGGCCGGCCCGGCTTCCGCGAGATCGTCATCCGTCCTCGGCCGGGCGGCGACGTCACCTCGGCCCGCGCCACGTTCGCCTCGGTCTACGGCCCCGTCTCCACCCAGTGGAAACTGCGCTCGGGCGGCATCGATCTGCGCTGCACCGTACCTCCCAACACGACCGCCGAGGTGTGGGTCCCCTCGGACTCCCCGGACTCCGTCGCCCACGCCCGCGCGACGTTCCTGCGCGAGGAGGAAGGCTGCGCGGTATACCGGGTCGGCTCCGGGAGCCATCATTTTGCCAGCTGGGACGCCCCGTCAGCGTGA
- a CDS encoding DUF1707 domain-containing protein has protein sequence MTGELRPTGDSSGSSARPDMRASDRDRDQVVEILQVAAGDGRLTAAELDERLDAALSARTAGELARLTADLPSEGMPPQAKDLVRIDQRFGDVSRTGRWLVPRRMEIRLMFCDAKLDFTEALITHSTLHIDVDLRIGGNLILVTRPGIVVDADGLERSSGDIKIRPASEADVPTALRVLVAGQSRGGDFTARPPRRKLSERLRRTPGQPGR, from the coding sequence ATGACGGGTGAACTCAGGCCGACGGGCGACTCTTCCGGATCCAGCGCGAGGCCCGACATGCGGGCATCGGACCGGGACCGGGACCAGGTCGTGGAAATCCTCCAGGTCGCCGCGGGCGACGGCCGGCTCACCGCCGCCGAGCTCGACGAGCGCCTGGACGCGGCACTGTCCGCCCGCACCGCCGGCGAGCTGGCCCGGCTGACCGCCGACCTGCCCTCGGAAGGGATGCCTCCGCAGGCCAAGGATCTGGTCCGGATCGACCAGCGGTTCGGTGATGTCTCACGCACCGGACGCTGGCTGGTTCCGCGCCGTATGGAGATCCGCCTGATGTTCTGCGACGCGAAGCTCGACTTCACCGAGGCGCTGATCACCCACAGCACCTTGCATATCGATGTCGACCTGCGGATCGGGGGGAATCTGATCCTGGTGACCAGGCCCGGGATCGTGGTCGACGCGGACGGCCTCGAACGCAGCAGTGGCGATATCAAGATCCGCCCGGCGTCGGAGGCCGACGTTCCCACCGCCCTGCGGGTGCTCGTGGCCGGACAGTCCCGCGGCGGCGACTTCACCGCCCGGCCCCCGCGACGGAAGCTCTCGGAGCGGTTGCGTCGCACACCCGGTCAGCCCGGCCGCTGA
- a CDS encoding ricin-type beta-trefoil lectin domain protein, with amino-acid sequence MKRTQRLHAWKTILTAVAATVALAGTVTAPTAEASPTATSPNGTPLALTPPMGFNNWARYGCGTNVPNSGDQGPSRRLILDQAQALVDTGLAAKGYDTVTVDDCWSTMARDADGGLTADTSKFPGGMADLGTQLHSMGLKFGIYGDIGTTTCGGFPGSWGHFQQDADLFASWGVDFIKLDGCNMPSSASSAAGYISAYDDFAAAMKANASGRDMVFSESSPAYFYIGASDLSDWYDVIDGASKSGQLWRGGYDVKMHNMGGSAWDKDTNGAGVMAQYAYNSPLSRYAAPGSWNDPDFLIPGEALTDEESRSQFALWSMMASPLILSTDVTSLSPESLATVGNADIIAIDQDPLGRQAGIVSRDGTVDVLARPLANGDRAVSLLNRGSTAVRASTTPADIGFLGGDGCSVSVKDLWTGATSTTSAIGATVPPHGTAVFRVTPGAGCTGQQPTGQITGIGGKCVDDSGAGTASGNPVVLYSCNAGANQRWTLPGDGTVRTLGNCLDAKHRSDSAYTGYWAVLSPCDGSATQKWTYKRNGYLENAGAPGRCLDAYASRTTDGDPLIVNTCANSRPNQQNQVWALPG; translated from the coding sequence ATGAAGAGAACCCAACGACTCCATGCGTGGAAGACGATCCTGACCGCCGTAGCCGCCACCGTCGCGCTGGCAGGCACCGTGACCGCACCGACGGCAGAGGCGTCCCCCACGGCGACCAGCCCGAACGGCACCCCGCTCGCACTCACACCCCCCATGGGGTTCAACAACTGGGCGCGCTACGGCTGCGGAACCAACGTGCCGAACAGCGGGGACCAGGGTCCGAGCCGCCGGCTGATCCTCGATCAGGCCCAGGCGCTCGTGGATACCGGCCTCGCCGCGAAGGGCTACGACACCGTCACCGTCGACGACTGCTGGAGCACCATGGCGCGTGACGCCGACGGCGGTCTCACCGCCGACACGAGCAAGTTCCCGGGCGGCATGGCGGACCTCGGGACCCAACTGCACTCGATGGGGCTCAAGTTCGGCATCTACGGCGACATCGGCACGACGACCTGCGGCGGCTTCCCGGGCAGCTGGGGCCACTTCCAGCAGGACGCTGACCTCTTCGCCTCCTGGGGCGTGGACTTCATCAAGCTCGACGGCTGCAACATGCCGTCCTCCGCGAGCAGCGCTGCGGGATACATCTCGGCCTACGACGACTTCGCCGCCGCGATGAAGGCCAACGCCTCGGGGCGCGACATGGTGTTCTCCGAGTCGTCCCCCGCGTACTTCTACATCGGCGCGTCCGATCTGTCCGACTGGTACGACGTGATCGACGGGGCCTCGAAGAGCGGGCAGCTCTGGCGCGGGGGCTACGACGTCAAGATGCACAACATGGGCGGATCCGCCTGGGACAAGGACACCAACGGTGCCGGAGTCATGGCGCAGTACGCCTACAACTCACCGCTCTCACGCTATGCCGCGCCCGGCAGCTGGAACGACCCGGACTTCCTCATCCCCGGCGAGGCCCTCACCGACGAGGAGTCCAGGTCCCAGTTCGCTCTCTGGTCGATGATGGCCTCGCCGCTGATCCTCAGCACGGACGTCACCTCCCTCAGCCCCGAATCCCTCGCCACGGTGGGCAACGCGGACATCATCGCCATCGACCAGGACCCCCTCGGGCGACAGGCCGGAATCGTCTCCCGCGACGGCACCGTCGACGTGCTGGCCCGGCCGCTGGCCAACGGTGACCGCGCCGTGTCCCTCCTGAACCGCGGCTCCACGGCCGTACGGGCGAGCACGACACCGGCCGATATCGGCTTCCTGGGCGGCGACGGCTGTTCCGTCTCGGTCAAGGACCTCTGGACCGGGGCCACTTCGACCACGTCCGCCATCGGCGCCACCGTGCCCCCGCACGGCACGGCCGTCTTCCGCGTGACTCCCGGCGCGGGCTGCACCGGCCAGCAGCCCACCGGCCAGATCACCGGCATCGGCGGGAAGTGCGTCGACGACAGCGGCGCGGGTACGGCATCGGGCAACCCGGTCGTCCTGTACAGCTGCAACGCCGGCGCCAACCAGCGCTGGACCCTGCCGGGCGACGGCACCGTCCGCACCCTGGGCAACTGCCTCGACGCGAAACACCGGAGCGACAGCGCGTACACCGGCTACTGGGCCGTGCTCAGCCCCTGCGACGGCAGCGCCACCCAGAAGTGGACGTACAAGCGCAACGGCTACCTGGAGAACGCCGGAGCGCCCGGACGCTGCCTCGACGCCTACGCCTCACGGACCACCGACGGCGATCCCCTGATCGTCAACACCTGCGCCAACTCCCGCCCCAACCAGCAGAACCAGGTCTGGGCCCTCCCCGGTTAG